Proteins encoded in a region of the Carassius gibelio isolate Cgi1373 ecotype wild population from Czech Republic chromosome B5, carGib1.2-hapl.c, whole genome shotgun sequence genome:
- the aif1l gene encoding allograft inflammatory factor 1-like, whose translation MPSNLDLQGGKAFGLLKAQQREKLEEINKEFMEDQKYRDEEDLPEKLDSLKNKYAEFDLNDQGEIDMMGLKRMMEKLGVPKTHLEMKKMISEVTGGCSDTINYRDFVKMMLGKRSAVLKLVMMFEDKANGTSCKPGGPPPKRDITSLP comes from the exons ATGCCTTCCAACCTGGATTTACAAG GCGGAAAAGCCTTCGGGTTACTCAAAGCACAGCAGAGGGAGAAACTGGAGGAAATCAATAAG GAGTTTATGGAAGACCAGAAGTACAGGGATGAAGAGGATTTACCAGAGAAGTTGGATTCTTTAAAAA ataaaTATGCTGAGTTTGACCTGAATGATCAGGGGGAGATCG ACATGATGGGCTTGAAGCGAATGATGGAGAAGTTGGGTGTGCCAAAGACCCATCTGGAGATGAAGAAAATGATCTCGGAGGTGACCGGAGGTTGCAGCGACACCATCAACTACAGGGACTTTGTGAAAATGATGCTTGGCAAGCGATCAGCTGTTCTCAAACT GGTTATGATGTTTGAAGACAAAGCTAACGGGACCAGCTGTAAACCCGGTGGACCCCCTCCCAAGCGTGACATCACCAGCCTACCATAG